The Candidatus Woesearchaeota archaeon genome has a segment encoding these proteins:
- a CDS encoding 7-cyano-7-deazaguanine synthase — MTKALLLLSGGIDSPVAGYLMQQQGIEVIALHFSLEPFTDNAPEIKSNKLAKTIGIKNSITITIGNEEAVIRKICTDRFFYITTRRLMLRIAEIIAKEEGCSYLITGDSLGQVGSQTLENMTVISQAVKMVILRPLLTNTKNETIAIARKINTYNDSIGPEMCSVLGPKHPATKSRLEIIEPEETKFNIQELIDSAMKTKRIELTK; from the coding sequence ATGACCAAAGCGCTCCTTTTATTATCTGGCGGGATTGACAGTCCGGTAGCTGGTTATTTAATGCAACAACAAGGAATAGAGGTTATTGCGTTACATTTCTCTTTAGAACCATTTACTGATAATGCCCCTGAAATAAAGTCAAATAAATTAGCAAAAACAATTGGCATCAAAAACTCTATCACCATTACTATTGGCAATGAAGAAGCTGTTATTCGAAAAATCTGTACTGACAGATTTTTCTATATAACTACCCGAAGATTAATGTTAAGAATTGCAGAGATTATTGCCAAAGAAGAAGGTTGTTCTTATCTAATTACTGGTGATTCCCTTGGGCAAGTTGGATCGCAAACTTTAGAGAATATGACCGTTATTTCACAAGCAGTAAAAATGGTTATTTTACGGCCGTTGTTGACTAATACGAAGAATGAAACCATTGCTATTGCGCGTAAAATAAATACTTATAATGATTCTATTGGGCCAGAAATGTGTTCTGTGCTTGGGCCAAAACATCCAGCTACAAAATCACGATTAGAAATTATTGAACCGGAAGAAACAAAGTTTAATATTCAAGAATTAATAGATTCTGCAATGAAGACAAAGAGAATAGAATTAACCAAGTAA
- the folB gene encoding dihydroneopterin aldolase, giving the protein MDSIRLNNMVFQCHIGLEEQERENLQPISITVDLYLDLERAGTTNNINDTVDYTQVYECIQQAVIAGEFSLLEGLAEDIAHILLQKFRIQKVRVIATKKPADLVKQQIESVTVDIIREQKSSGISEMI; this is encoded by the coding sequence ATGGACAGCATACGATTAAATAATATGGTTTTTCAATGTCATATTGGGTTAGAAGAACAAGAACGAGAAAATTTACAGCCAATCAGTATTACCGTCGATCTCTATTTAGATTTAGAACGTGCAGGTACAACAAATAATATCAATGATACTGTTGATTACACCCAAGTATATGAATGTATTCAACAAGCAGTTATTGCTGGTGAGTTTAGCTTATTAGAGGGCTTGGCTGAAGATATTGCACATATCCTTCTCCAAAAATTCAGAATACAAAAAGTAAGAGTAATTGCAACAAAAAAACCTGCTGATTTAGTCAAACAACAGATTGAATCAGTAACTGTTGATATTATAAGAGAGCAGAAATCTTCCGGAATTTCTGAAATGATTTAA